The following nucleotide sequence is from Halapricum desulfuricans.
GTCGTATCCCAGTTGTAAGACCGCCTATTTGGTAGTTGCGAAGTCCGCAATAGAAATCCGGGGGATTATGCCGACCTGGCTCCAAGCGGTACTCGATGGGCGTCCTCGAACACAAGGGCCGAGCACGGCTCTTCTACAAGTACCTCTCGCAGGTCTACGACCAGATCAACCCCTTCATCTGGAACGAAGAGATGCGCGACGAGGCCATCGGCTGGCTGGAGCTAGACGGCGACGAGCGCGTGCTGGATGTCGGCTGTGGGACCGGATTCGCCACCGAGGGGCTGCTCCGGCACGTCGAGACCGTCTACGGACTCGACCAGAGTCCTCACCAGCTGGAGAAAGCCTACGCGAAGTTCGGTCGCAGCGGTCCCGTCCGGTTCACCCGCGGCGACGCCGAGCGCCTGCCGTATCGCGACGATACTTTCGACGTCGTCTGGTCGTCGGGATCGATCGAGTACTGGCCCAACCCGGTCGACGCGCTCGAAGAGATTCGACGAGTCACCGCCCCCGGTGGGAGGGTCCTGATCGTCGGGCCCGATTACCCCTCGAACACCGTCTTCCAGAAGCTCGCCGACGCGATCATGCTGTTCTACGACGAGGCTGAGGCCGACCGGATGTTCCGGGAAGCCGGTTTCGAGTCCTTCGAACATCACATCCAGCAGGCGCGACCGGGAAGTCCACGGGCGATCACGACTGTCGCAACCGTGCCCGAGCAGTGAACTGCTCCGGGGTCAAGTGGTTCGAGAGACGTCGTCTCTCGTCATCACGGAAGACTGCGTCTTCCGTACGACCCCGGAGCTTCTTCCCGTGGATTGGTCGGACACACCCGACACACCATCGGTCTGGTGGCCTTCAACGGTGTGGTGGGTCACGGTCGGGCCGTCCACAGGCCCCGATGCCTGCCGTCGCAACTCCCATTTCCGCACTTGCGGGAGTGTGTTGAGAGCAGGCACATTTCTGTCCTCTTGTGTTTGCAGCCACTTCTGTGCGACACTGATACCTGCGCCACGGTCGGCGTGGTCTTGATGCTCGCACTCACGACATTTGAACCGCTTCTTGTGGCGATTTGCCTGTTCTATGTGTCCGCAAATCGGGCATTGCTGGCTGGTGTACTCCGGGTCAACGTCATCTGACGGAATCCCTTGCCACGCCGCCTTGTACGTGATGAAGTCCCGAAGTTTGGCGAACGGAAGCGAGTGCAGACGGCGGTTCATTCGAGTCCCGTACTCGATATCGTCTCGCATGTCTTTGAGGTCTTCAAAGACAATTACAGGACTGTCGAACCGTTGAATCCACTCGACTACGCGCCGTGACACCGTGTGTAGCTGGTCGTGAACGAACCGTTGCTCCTTATCGCGGAACACGTCGTTAAACGCGGTCTGTCCGGCTTCTTGCATCCGTTTCCGCATCGTGAAGTACCGGTGTCGTTCTTCCTTGATTTCTGGGTAGTCGATAACAATTGAATCTTCGATACCGCTCTCAGTCAGTGTCGCTAGCGCAACGCAGTCTTCGTTAATATCGACACCGATAACCGTTTCTGCCGCTGTTTTTGCATCAACTTCGGCGGTTTCGTTCGTGACGGTGACGTGCAATTCTTCACGTCCGTTTCGGCAGAGTGCTTCGGCAGTGCCAACGTGCCAGTCATCGTCTTTCATCGCCTGCGTAAGCAGGTCGAACTGGTCTTGCGTACCACGAAGCTCGCCTTTGACGTGGTTGTACGGTTTCGCTGAGATACGGAACCGTACCGTTTCGTCTTCGAGAAAGAGGTTATAGCCCTCGCCGTAGTTCATCCGCAGTGGGAACGTCTCGTGTTTGTACCATGGGCGTCCCCAGTCGTCGTTGTCGTAGTAGTTGTCGAGTGCGTCGAAGGCTTTGTCGATGATGCGCTGTGCAGTGTTTTGCACGAGGTCGGCGTTCTGCTCAACAACATCCTCAATCTTGTCCCAGTCCCGCCCGTCGTAGTTGAGGCGTAGCACCTCATTGAACACGCGGCGACACTCCAATCGAGCGTCATGAAGCAGGCTCTCGTTGCCACTCTGCACGTCCAGCGGGAACACGAGTGTCTTTGTGAGAGCCTGTGTCTGCGTCATTCTTGGTCGTTCACCCAGTCTCGGACGAGTCCACGCACGACTTCGGACTTGGTTTTCTCAGCGTCGATGCATTGCTTCGAGAACTCCTTGTACAACTCGTCCTCCAAGTCCACGGTGAGTCGTTTAGTCATCTCACACATACTACTTATTCACTGAAATACTTAAATCTTGTCCACGTACTGTCTGTATGGGCGAGAAACGGTCAAACCACACGGTATACAACGTCAACTACCACTTTGTGTGGTGTCCAAAGTATCGACACCCGATACTGGGTGTGATAGAGGATTCACTAGAATCGAGTTTTCGAGAGGTGTGTGACGAGTACAATTACGAAATATTGTCATTGTACATCTCACCCGACCACGTACACCTGTTCCTGTCGGCACATCCCAAACACGCTCCGAGCAAGATTGTACGGACAGTCAAGAGCATTACAGCACGAGAGATGTGGCAACAGCACGAACCCCTGTTACAAGAATACCGGTGGGGTGGTGGGTTCTGGGAAGAATCGTACTACGTCGGGACGGCTGGTGATGTTTCGACCGAGACGATTGAACAGTACATCGAGCGAACGGAACACGTTTAGCCGAGCTTACGGCCTTCACCCTCGGGGTCAAGTCGTTCGAGAATCTCCGATTCTCGTGATCACGAAAACCGAAGGTTTTCGGACGACCCCGAGGCACTCGGCCTGCTCCGCCTGTAGACTGGACAGGCATACGCCGAGCGCAGCGAGGCGTTTCACCGCGACGACTGGAGGGAGTCGCGGTCTTTTTAGTCCAGCTTTTTTGAGGACCGGTTCGCTCACGAACCCGACGATCAAAAAGGCGGTGGACACCCGGGCGACGTACACGCGACGCGGTGATTCCAGGCGACCGGGCGACTGTCTACGCTACCGCTTCCAGTCGGGCGACCGTCCCGCGATCGGTCGCGACCGTCACGGCGACGGTCCCACCGGGATCGATCGCCGGCGCGTTGGTCGAAGCGAGTTCGAGCGCCGCGGTCTCGCCGGCCGTCCACGTCGTGTCCCCGCCGGAGTTGAACGGACCGGTCGGGCCGCTGACGAACCCCCGGGCGGCGAAAAACGGCACCGGCGGCTGGTGGGCGAGCGCCCGTCCGTCGATCTCGATCCGAACGGTCAGCGCTTCCGCCGAGAGGGCATCGCCGCCCTCGTGCGTGACGGCGACGCGGTCGGCCCCGGCGTCGACATCGAGGGTGAGTCGCGCGTGTGGCGGCGACGCCGCAGGACCCGAGCCGAGGACGATCGCTCCGGTCAGTCCGGCCAGAGCGACGGTCGCGGCAACGAGTAGCACGGCACCGACGGCCGGCGTGAGCGCACGTGTCACGCGCCGGGGTGGGTCGGAATCGTACTTGAACGTGCGGGCGTCCGGTCACCCGGACAGGTCCTCGGGGTCCACTTCGACCGTGAACGTGGCACCGTCAGCGGCCGTGACCCGGACAGTGGTCGGACCCCGGGTGTCGAGCGTCCACAGGCGTCCGTCGGACCCGGTCGAACCGACGGTCGTCCCGTCGATCTCGACCGAAGCGTTCGCGCCATCGCCTGTCGTCCGGCGGACGAGCGAGACCTCGATCGGGCCGGTATCGTGGGTCGCGTTGACCGTCAGCGCGTAGGCTGTACTGTAATTTGTGTACGAGTGAGTGACTGGTATCTCCGGGAGATATGTTACTTGATGTTCTTTGAATATCTCACCGGTTGTAGCGTCAACGTATGTATTCAGCTCTCCGTGAGCATGTGGGACCTGGGCGGAGAATACGTTTCCTCCACTAAGGGTGTTGAATTTGGCTGCTTGCTCTCTGTTTGATGTGTCCAGCGTCCACGGATAGTGTTTTGCGATCAGATTGATCGCATCGGTCATCTGGAGCTGGGGTCGGGAATCGACGTCAATACCAGTACTGTCAAATGCACTTCGAACATACCTGCCGTCGTCGATCATGGCGAAGACAGCGATTTTGTCACTTGTCTCAAGGTATATCGGAGACGGCGGGTCGAAACCGACGATGGCCGCGCGAAACTGATCTCGTCTCATTGGCCCACTTATCGGAGACGCCTTCGAGTCCAGACGTTCGAGCCGCTCCGCTAGGCCCGGTTGGATTTCGTACTCGAGGGTTGAATCGTCCGCTTCTTCGATGCTCGCTGCGGCCGAATCAATTTCCCGCATAGCTGCGTCACTCTGGGCCAGGACGGCGACGTACTGTCGGGGC
It contains:
- a CDS encoding methyltransferase domain-containing protein, with the translated sequence MGVLEHKGRARLFYKYLSQVYDQINPFIWNEEMRDEAIGWLELDGDERVLDVGCGTGFATEGLLRHVETVYGLDQSPHQLEKAYAKFGRSGPVRFTRGDAERLPYRDDTFDVVWSSGSIEYWPNPVDALEEIRRVTAPGGRVLIVGPDYPSNTVFQKLADAIMLFYDEAEADRMFREAGFESFEHHIQQARPGSPRAITTVATVPEQ
- a CDS encoding transposase; amino-acid sequence: MTQTQALTKTLVFPLDVQSGNESLLHDARLECRRVFNEVLRLNYDGRDWDKIEDVVEQNADLVQNTAQRIIDKAFDALDNYYDNDDWGRPWYKHETFPLRMNYGEGYNLFLEDETVRFRISAKPYNHVKGELRGTQDQFDLLTQAMKDDDWHVGTAEALCRNGREELHVTVTNETAEVDAKTAAETVIGVDINEDCVALATLTESGIEDSIVIDYPEIKEERHRYFTMRKRMQEAGQTAFNDVFRDKEQRFVHDQLHTVSRRVVEWIQRFDSPVIVFEDLKDMRDDIEYGTRMNRRLHSLPFAKLRDFITYKAAWQGIPSDDVDPEYTSQQCPICGHIEQANRHKKRFKCRECEHQDHADRGAGISVAQKWLQTQEDRNVPALNTLPQVRKWELRRQASGPVDGPTVTHHTVEGHQTDGVSGVSDQSTGRSSGVVRKTQSSVMTRDDVSRTT
- a CDS encoding ribbon-helix-helix protein, CopG family codes for the protein MTKRLTVDLEDELYKEFSKQCIDAEKTKSEVVRGLVRDWVNDQE
- the tnpA gene encoding IS200/IS605 family transposase codes for the protein MGEKRSNHTVYNVNYHFVWCPKYRHPILGVIEDSLESSFREVCDEYNYEILSLYISPDHVHLFLSAHPKHAPSKIVRTVKSITAREMWQQHEPLLQEYRWGGGFWEESYYVGTAGDVSTETIEQYIERTEHV
- a CDS encoding type IV pilin N-terminal domain-containing protein; this translates as MTRALTPAVGAVLLVAATVALAGLTGAIVLGSGPAASPPHARLTLDVDAGADRVAVTHEGGDALSAEALTVRIEIDGRALAHQPPVPFFAARGFVSGPTGPFNSGGDTTWTAGETAALELASTNAPAIDPGGTVAVTVATDRGTVARLEAVA
- a CDS encoding DUF7094 domain-containing protein; protein product: MNVPGTSSIGLSLVIFTLVASGAAAGFTQSTGGTEQSLESSIVEVNGTSNYGHVSEENLERVVLLQSGVDVTAATQIDTDRIGTRLITASFSSEYGDSHTVSERTAAVRTAIQMLERRMEQVNEYQADALSQYNRGEITPRQYVAVLAQSDAAMREIDSAAASIEEADDSTLEYEIQPGLAERLERLDSKASPISGPMRRDQFRAAIVGFDPPSPIYLETSDKIAVFAMIDDGRYVRSAFDSTGIDVDSRPQLQMTDAINLIAKHYPWTLDTSNREQAAKFNTLSGGNVFSAQVPHAHGELNTYVDATTGEIFKEHQVTYLPEIPVTHSYTNYSTAYALTVNATHDTGPIEVSLVRRTTGDGANASVEIDGTTVGSTGSDGRLWTLDTRGPTTVRVTAADGATFTVEVDPEDLSG